From the Schistocerca nitens isolate TAMUIC-IGC-003100 chromosome 10, iqSchNite1.1, whole genome shotgun sequence genome, the window AGAAGGACTTGTAGGCTGATACTGTAGACTTTGGGTTGACGTTTCCGACCTTCGTCATCTTCAGGCTATCGTAGTACAGGACATATAGGTGATACCTTAGATACTGGGTTGACGTTTCCTACCAACTCTTTGTCCCCAGGCTATCGTAGTCCTGGCTCTGGCCGCAGTGGCGTTTGCTGAGGAGGAGAAGAAGCAGGAGAAGCGAGGCCTGCTGGGTCTGGGATACGGAGGCTACGGAGGATACGGAGGCTACGGAGGTTACGGAGGCTACGGACACGGCCTGGCCCTGGCTGCCGCCCCCGCGGCCATCGCCGCCCCCGCCATCGCGCACGCCCCCGcagtcgccgtcgccgccgcccccgccattGCTCACGCCCCCGCAGTGGCTGTCGCTCCAGCTATTGCCCACGCTCCCGCTGCCGTCTCAACTGTCTCACAGGTACGTATTCGCCTCCATCTACTCACCACAGGTACTAGGACCATATATGTGGCCAACCAAGGTAGCTCTGTTGGCACCCCACCAAACTATCCCCACACCAAGCAACAAATTGTTAAATGACAAGCACTGCACCTGGCTTGGTGTACCCGTCTATTTTTTCCCAAATATCGGGTGAGTAAAATAAAACTGgctcggaaaatatttcatgcaccttcagACAGGCAACCAAACTTACATCATCCCTATCTGGGCTTTCTTATCTCAAAgtgaatgaaatattttctgaGCCAGTTTTATTTTGTCAACGCTGTATGCCCTGTATTCTGCAccgtcctccatcacagccaaATGCTGTCCTCAATCTTCCATTAACTTGACTCCCTGTAGCGCATTGAAACCCCTCCTTCCTCTTCACCCATCCCTGAGAACTCTTTCTATGGCTCCATCCAAGTCCACTTGTACTGTGGGATGTCGGAATTAACCAGTTCTTTGGGTTTACCGCACAGATATCTATAGTTGTATGCGTCTTCATTTTTGAACTCTTTTATACCTCAGGACTATTTTTACTTAATTATATTAGTTGAAGTTACCTTCAACACAGTATATCTGGCCACTTGATTCCGGGGTTACGATGAATCTTACCTCCTCACACAATGGATAGCTCATGATAAGAAACCCTGTAGTGTACCAGATCTTTACGATACTATGGCCAAGTTGTGTGCCTTCTTCTTCGAAGTTCGTTCCCGTTTCCTCATAGGGACTGTCCTGCCGACAAGGTAGGATTTCAGCAGCAATATGTGCTACAGGTTAAACATCAGCCCTTCGTGCGAAATGGGGCCGAGTGCTCTGAAGATGTCCTTGAATACTGTGCCTAGATACTCTCGGGCATTACAAGACGATTCCTCCACCAATCACTGGTTAGGCTTTTGTATGAGCGCTTCTGAATCCGAACTGGAGGTCTAGAACTAGATGCGTTGCTTTGGCATTGTGCGATAGGCCCACAGAAAATAGTCTCTCAAAACACTGGCATGTCGTCACGCTTATAACAGCTCACCTAGTCTTCCTTTCTTCTTCAAGGACTTCAAATTCTAGCCCTGAACAACTTTCAGCCACCTGCCCTTTCCTAAGTTACCACTTTACTTGTGAGATTCACCCGTCCTACCAATTAAATTGTATAATTTTACGAAACTGTGTGCTAAAGAAAGATTAGTAGTCACAGACTTGATTTTAACAGCCGACGTTCTTCGGCTAGAGTACTGCCTTTCAAACTCAGGAGTTAAAGTTCGAGTCTGCGCCTTGCGTGCCGTTTCATTTtgtcagaaagtttcaaaaacagcctcttcatctctgtgtaactactgcaaccatcATCCATTTGATCATGCTAACTATAAGCAAGGTAAACCGCCCTCCAGATGTATATTATTAACCAGCCTctccatttagtcaagttgtgatatTAATTTTTGCTGACTTCAAATCGATTCAGTACCCCCGCATTAGTTATCACATCAGCCTATCAAAGTTTCAGCACCATCCTCTAACACCACTATCAACAGATTCTATGGTCTTTTTTTCTAAACTGTCATTTACGTTTCTCTTCTATACAAGGCTGTACTCCCAACAAGCTGAAAAGACtttctaaaattaaaatttgtatacgacgttagcaaatttctcttttccagaactGCTGGTAtcaattttatatcctctgtacgtcAAGCAGCGTCAGTTATTTTggtacccaaataacaaaactcatctactacctttagtgtctcggtttcttaatctaatccccttaCCTTCGCCTGATGTAATTTGACTGCACTCTATTACTCCTATCTTATTGATATTCAGCTTATAATCTGTCTTCAATAAACAATTCCTTTCGTTCAAATGCTCATCCAATAACTTTGGTGTCACTTTCAGAACTACGGCGTCATCAACaaactcgaagtttttatttaGTCTCCCTGAACTCTTATTTTCTGTTCCAAAATTCTCCTGAGTTTCGTTGAATACAATGTACGAGATAAGATTGTTGGTGCACGGGATTCTTATTTCTGATCCATTACAATCTTTGTCTTCGTACAATCTTATCAGGCGAGTCGTGGCGTCGTgctgtcgcaacgtttcgacgagtttcttgCTCACCATCTTCAGGTAAAGATGAAGATGTCAAGTTGGAAACTTGTCGAAACATTGAGACAACACGACACCACGACACAAACGACAACTGGGAAAGATGCCAGTGAAATTAGCCGAGGAAGCATGCATACCTATAGCGTATTTGCATTTATGCTATGAAAATGATCGCTACCTTGTAGATGATGTGGATGATTATTGTGCAAAGATGCCTGATAGCCTGCTACTGCGTGATCACCTAGTTAGCGATGCTTTAACATTCTTCCTCTGCCCAGGTGAGCTACGGCACCACCCACTACGCTCCCGCAGTGGCTAAGGTGGCTGCCGCCCCCGTCGCTGTGGCCGCCCCCGCCATCGCAGCCGCCCCCGCTGTCGGCCTCGGCTACGGACACGGACTGAGCCTGGGATATGGACACGGGCTGGGCTACGGATACGGACACGGACTGGGATACGGACACGGTCTCGGTCTGGGatacgccgccgccgcccccgccgtcagTCTGGGATACGGAGGATACGGACACGGTCTGAGCCTCGGCTACGGACACCATTAGGGCCTCAAAGAGTGGAGACGACATCGCCCCACAATCACCACCGTCGACGTTCATTGCCCATCATCGCAGCGCTCAACATGGCCACACATGTATCACCTTCGATAGTCACTGTGCATCACCCCAAagttaataaaagtattattttgaTTACACGTTAAACTAGTGTGTCTGTTTACTTTTTCTCTTGATTACCTTGTCCTTACTAAACTATCTAGATTACTAAATGTCTAAGATGACAATCCAGCTGCAGTTGAAGACAGCCAAACTAACAACTCCCAGGGGCAACAAGAACTTGATTTGCATCGCTTCATATCATTacttgaccgaatttaaaaatttaaaataccacCATAACCTacgtcaagtattaaagttaggaaTTGAGTATATGTCGTGGAACACCAAACCTCGCAGCACGCAAATTACAGATTGTATTAGTCAACAAATTGACAATAAGAGGCTGTAGCGACTGTTAACAACCTTTACAGACGGTTCCGAAAGGTTTTACAAACTTCTTCTAAGTGCCGTGGCCCCTCACCCAAAACGAAcgacgaaaggaaaaaaagtttatcacttaccacattttCACTGTTCTTGAGGTAAAACATCGAAAACAAGCACGACGCTTGaatctattatttctttactattttaccgacaatatccacatatatcactggatATGGCTGATATGGTTCGCCAAGAATAACTCTCCTGCCCCAACCTCTTCATCAGTCGCACCTCTTCATCAGTCGCACCTCCtatcccaattatttgctggatatattgcagtctgtgtgttcctctacagtttctgccctccatAGCTgcttctagtaccatgggagttattccttgatgccttaatacatcgtcctatcatcctgtcccttcttgttttcaatgttttccatatgatCAATTACtcaaaatgacattcacattcgcattatttattttaccgccaaccggtttcaacccgcgatggggtcatcttcagggcaatttacaccatttggtggctcgctggagtcgtcaccctgcctgtacaCGGTTGGTAACTAAAGTCTAAGGAGGCAAGGTGGCGTAAAAGTGCATGAAATCAAAAGGTACGgctatttatgttacatattttgagactcgccaactcactcatcaaaaactatagGTTACTTCCTGtttatctagaatcatgaaatttggcaagaagaaaggttttacGGTACACGTAAGGGAAAGAATTCGAAAAAAGATAATATGTAATTACATCATAAGAAAAAAAGTTCTCGAAGTCTTGGAATTAACAGGACCGACATACCAGTATCGAtaacgataacagacaaaaatagtcGAGACTGTCGTCTCCAGAGATgcatgaactatctatatacacaCATGTTCAGAAAACATCACTTGTAACGActggagataggatgttcatattcacaggacgtgcACATTACTATGTTCTGCCGAAATGAGGAGCATTTGAAACACGTCGGTCGACGGGTTGAGGGTCAACGTGGTTATCGCGGCTCAAAACCAccaaccggtaaaatgtgcctgaggctctcgttgtcgctataaaccgaagatatCGTATCCGAGTCACTTGAGCAGATGTGCCGGATGCCTCGCAGAAGCATGCGCGAACCGTTACGACAAACCAGACGGTTTGCATGAGGGCGCATACTTGGTACGGCAGAAAGTGATGTATGCgttcgggaaattgctgctcgtgtgggacgatgtGTTTCAATAGTGCAAAAGGTGTGTGCAGAATCGTTCAATGAAGAGCggagaacacgacgagatgggtcaggtggcACCACccagaccccccctcccccctccccccgccccccccccacccgagaAGATTGACACCTCATCCGAACTACATTGCAGGACGGATCTGCGTCTATGTGGCGAAactgtggaacagtgtaacacaagtCGCCATGTGTTTCGGCTTGGGTAACGTGCACGTTGTCCACTTCTCCTACGTTTCATAAATGTGCAGAACCATGCtaaacgtcactggggacaggaatggcgtcAGATAGTGTTTCTTGACGAAGCCAGGTActctgtttgaaaatgatgaccggccggtgtggccgagcgttctagacgcttcagtttgaaaccgcgtgaccgctacggtcgcaggttcgaatcctgcctcgggcatggatttgtgtaatattcttaggttagttagttttaagtagttctaagttctaggggactaatgacctcagatgttaagtcccatagtgctcagagccattcgcacCATTTGAAAATGATGGCTTCAGTTTGGATAGCCACAGATAGGGGGAGCGGCGTCACAATGATATCACAAGACGTGGAGCGCCATCTACACACCTTATGGTGTGCGGTGGCATTGGGTAaagccacaaatcacagttggtgcgtgtccaggacactgtgacTAGTGTGACGTATGTGAACGACATCTTTCGACCCATAGCCATATTCTTTCTGCTCAACATCCCAGACCccatttttcagcatgacaatgcacgaccacacgtagCTGCTCGAACACCTGCCTTCTcgttgtcacaggatgtcagcccttTGCCCTGGTCCAGCAGATCACAAACTTGTCACCAATCTAAATTGTGTGGGAcactgtgaaaatggttcaaatggctctaagcactgtgggaattaacatcagtcccctagacttagaattacttaaacctaactagcctaaggacatcacacacattcatgcccgaggcaggattcgaacctgcgaccgtagcagcagcgcagttccgtactgaagcgcctagaatcgctcgtccacagcGACCGGCGACATTGTGAAACGACGGGTGTAGTACTATGACCCAATGTCAAACACCACAGATGAGTTTTTGAACCAGGTGAATGTTGCATGGAAATCTAtagcacaggacgccattcgcgccttgcgCGTGTCGGTACCATCAGGCATGGAACAAGTTATGGGGCCCCATGCGGACCTTGTGCCTACTAGGAAAAGGGACACACACTGAACTGAGATGACTAAAATGCTAATCAATTTTGCAGAACATATTAATCTACATAtcatgtgaatatgaacgtcctgtctgtaGTCGTTGAAGGTGggttgttttcttttctgagcatgAGTAtggtgtgtcaccgccagacaccacacttgctaggtgacagcctttaaatcggccgcggtccgctagtatacctCGGACACGAGTTTCGCCACTGTCAgtaactgcagaccgagcgccgccacacggcaggtctagtctagagagactccccagcactcgtcccagttgtacagccgactttgctagctatggttcactgtctacatagcgctctcatttgcagagacgacagtttagcatagctacgtcatttgctacgacctagcaaggcgccatattcagttactataattactatcttccagaatgtattctgaacagacaatattgtgaatcgtgtaccgtcaagagcgacgttcaccattaatggattaaagttaagtatcaaactaattacgtccgcttgctgaattctcattcctcgtcatgttccagacctcacgtcagcatagttcttccctcctcacgccagcctgcgtgagctaaaacgcgtgcatttcggcctcctctagtaaaacggtgttggttcttcagccaacacaacaagtATACATAATTCAGTTTGTAAGGAAGCCTCGTAGCGGGAGTCCTACTTACACTTGGCCGATTTTTATAGTTTTAACAAGTAATCTGGTGAATTTCGAAATCTGCTAACGCAGTGATATAAGACGTTTCGAGAGTTTACATAATGATCAGAGGCAACCTGCTCGACTTCATGTCgcaacttgagagagagagagacagagagagagagagagagggagagagagaaaggcagTAGCCGGCTGCCCCAGTCGTGCGGCTCCTGAAAGGAAACCGCCGGCCGTGACTCGGGAGCTCCAGACCCGAGGGCAAGGTTTTTCCGGCGCCTGCGCTGCTCGGTCAGGAGAACGGCTGAATCACCAGTCCGTTGTTCTGCTCCATAGCTGCTCGATGTACGTAGCTGCAGCGGGCGGTACCACAAatgtagctacactactggccattaaaattgctacaccacgaagatgaagtgctacagacgcgaaatttaaccgacagcaagaagatgttgtgatacgcaaATAATTAGCTCTTCAGAGggttcacgcaaggttggcgccggtggcaacacctacaacgtgataacatgaggaaagtttccaaccgatttctcgtacacaaacagcagttgaccggcgttgcctggtgaaacgttgttgtgatacctcgtgtatggaggagaaatgcgtaccatcacgtttccgactttgataagttcggattgtagcctattgcgattgcggtttatcgtgtcgcgacaatgcggctcgcgttggtcgagatcaaatggctctgagcactatgggacttaacatcttaggtcatcagtcccctagaacttagaactacttaaacctaactaacctaaggacatcacacacatccatgcccgaggaaggattcgaacctgcgaccgtagcagtcacgcggttccggactgaagcgcctagaaccgcacggccaccgcggccggctggtcgatatccaatgactgttagcagaatatggaatcggtgggttcaggagggtaatacggaacgccgtgctggatcccaacggcctcgtatcactagcagtcgagatgacaggcatcttatccgcattgctgtaacggatcgtgcagtaacgtctcgatccctgagtcaacggatggggacgtttcaagacaacaaccatctgcacgaacagttcgacgacgtttgcagcagcatggactatcagcacggaaaccatagctgcggttacccttgacgctgcatcacaggagcgagTGCGATGGTCTACtaaacgacgaacctaggtgcacgaatggtaaaacgtcatttttcggatgaatccaggttctgtttacagcatcacgatggtcgcatccgtgtttggcaacatcgcgttgaacgcacattggaagcgtgtattcgcagaAGTCTAATGGCGTGACATCGGGGGATGGCGGGGACCATACGGTAAAACCAATACGCCGGCCTTGGtcgccgactggttctaggcgcttcagtccgaaaccgggcgactgctacagtcgcaggttcgaatcctgcctcggtcatggatgtgtgtgatgtccttaggttagttaggtttaagtagttctaagttctaggggactgatggcctcccatagtgctcagagccatttatgaaaaCCATTACGAGCTATCCACCTCTCCGAAAATGTATCATTCAGCACATCCCACAGGCTCAAATTGCAGTGTGGCGGTGCAAAATCATGCTGGAAGTTAATGGACAGCTGCAGCTTTTCGATCTGTGGTAGCAGTTACTGTTCTAGTACGTGCAGCTAAAAATTACCCGTTATGGTTTTCTCGGCGAAGAGAAATGGGGCTATCACCTTGTCGTGGATTAGCCTACACCTAAAATGAAGCATCAGCTCGTCACGGATGCGTTCTCGTGTTTCGTTTGGGTGTTCGGTGCCCCGTATTATTATACTGCGGCGATTCACATGTCCAGAAATATTGAACGCTGCTTCGTCTGAAACGTTAGTCAGTTACAGTTAGTTTCATGTGTTATGGATCTTTTTGCACCTTTAGTGGTGGGCATTGTCAGAGTCTGTGGAAGCCAGCATGGAACACATGAAAGCATATCGCTCAGGACGAACTTTTGACTGCACTGCTCGGACCATTTGCAACTTGTACGCAAAAAGGCATACGTGGGAAGTTCGATAAGTAAACCAAATCTGCTTTTCTCTCCTTGATCAgcttcagttgaaaaaaaaaatgcggtatttgttgtGAGAGATCGTCGGATATTCCCGATTCAGCCTCTAGAATTtcaagaagttccgataggtggcggtagccttctaaatggcgtctgtaacggagtagcgttccaaacagagagctgtcactgagtttcttttggcggaaaaccgtagCACAGCagttattcataggcgtttgcagaatggcTACGGAGAACTGGCAATGGACAAAAGCACGGGGAGTAGTTGTGCAAGGCCGCGCAGCCCTGTCGTATATCCCGCGTGCTGGCCACCTGCATACAgcggtgactcctgcagtgttgacttgaggacactctcattcaaagTGACCGATCACAGTCAGATGCCTCGCTGCTGAACTGGACGTGCCTGTTGttagtggaccgagcgaggtggcgcagtggttagcacactggactcccattcggga encodes:
- the LOC126210145 gene encoding cuticle protein 65-like, whose product is MKVLAIVVLALAAVAFAEEEKKQEKRGLLGLGYGGYGGYGGYGGYGGYGHGLALAAAPAAIAAPAIAHAPAVAVAAAPAIAHAPAVAVAPAIAHAPAAVSTVSQVSYGTTHYAPAVAKVAAAPVAVAAPAIAAAPAVGLGYGHGLSLGYGHGLGYGYGHGLGYGHGLGLGYAAAAPAVSLGYGGYGHGLSLGYGHH